The DNA segment CTGATATTGGGGATGATGTCGATCTGCCGGAGGGCGATCGGGCCGGGTCGGACCCGGAGAACTGGAGGCTCCCCTCCGGTCCCGCGGCGGCGAAAAGCCGCCGGCTCGCGAACTCGGCCGTTTGAAAGTACGATGCGACTGTACTATAATCCCGGGGACGGCCGCGTTCGCGACCGTTTTTCAACCCCGGAGGGATACCATGTCCCGCAAAGAGACCATCGGACGGAAAAGGAACTTCCTGTGTTGGATCGCGGCGCTTTTTGCGGTCTCGGCCTGCGCGACGCCTTCCGACGCGACACCGACGGCGGAATCCAACGCGGTCAACGCGAACGGGAAGAAGCTGGGGAAGCTCGAGCCGGGGACCTACGTCCCGCGATCGCTCGTTTTTACCTCGGACGGGCTCCACGCCGTCTGGCTGAATCGATCGAACGACCAATTCCAGCTTTTACTGGATGGAACACCGGCGCCCCCGTTTGACGGAATCTACCGGCCTCCCGTCGTTCTGAGCCCGGACGGACGCCGCATGGCGTATCTCGTCGAAAATAAAACCGATCATTATCTATCCGTCGTCAGCGACGGAAAGGCCGGTCCGGGTTTTGATCTCATCCTTTCCGGGACGCCGCTCTTCAGTTCCGACGGTCGTCACATCGCTTACGCGGGGGCGGTCCGGAAAAAGTACCGCGTTTTCCTCGACGGCGCGCCGAGCGAAGAGTACGAGCTGGTCGGCCATCTGCGCTTCAGTCCCGACGGCCGGCATTTCGCCTACGCCGCCCAAAAAGACCAAAAAAGGTTCATGGTCGTCGACGGCGCTCCCGGCCCCTCGTTTGACGATGTTTATCCCTCCGGGTTCAGCCCCGACAGCCGCCACCTTGTCTATTACGCGACGCGGGGGGAAAAACACCGGATCATGGTGGACGATCATCCGGGGCCGGAGTATGACACGATCGGTCCGGTTCGCTTCAACCCGGTCCGGGGGGCCGAGCCCCCGTCCATCACCTATATCGGCCTTCTGGGGAACGACTTGATCGAGGTTACCCAGGCCCTGCCGTAGGGGCCCGGGATCGATTCTTCCGGACCGGAATGGCATTGACTCCGCCGGGCCGCTCCTGTAAAGCTACACGGATTCATTATCCCCCCGGGGGAAAGGAGGCGCATGAATCAAAGGATCGTGGTCCATGTTCAGGACGGCCGGATCGTCAAGGGCAACTCGTTTGATTTTCTGCCCAACAAAGAAGTCTTCCATCTGCATTTGCTGGATGAGCCTCCCGATAAAAAACCGACGGAGATTGCCGTTTCAGGGCTCAAGGCCATCTTTTTCGTGAAGGATTTTTGGGGGAAGAAAGAGCGCCGGAAGACGAAGGGTTTTGGAAGCGGGTCCAAATCGTCCTATGGGAAGAAGGTCGTTGTCGAGTTCAAGGACGGAGAACTTCTTCATGGATTCACCCAGGGGTATTCCGCCGCGCGTCCCGGATTCTTTCTTTTTCCGGCCGAAGCGGAGAGCAATAACGAGAAAATTTTCGTTGTGCGATCCTTTGTCAGGAAGATCGAATTTGTCGACTGACGCGATGCCCGCCTTCCCCGAAGCCCCCGGCCGGACCTGATTCGCGCCGTTTAAACGTTCCAACCGGGCTCATGCGCGAACCGTTCCGGGCCGCGGCGGTTTGACTATCCGGAAACGATCCGTTAGAATTATACGTGATCCCCGTTGGCAAAAAGAGGCCTGGACCCTCGGTTCATCGTCCTGACAAGCCTTGCGACCGCCTTATAATCACGCCATGGTTCGATAAGCCCGATCAAATGAGGAAAGCCGGTCGATGAAAAGGCCTTCCCCGAAGTCCCTCGTCGCCGTCGTGTTGCTGGGAATCGGCGTCGTGGTCGCCGCGTTCTGGATCCTGGAGGACCACTTCCGGCCCTTTCGTTACGCGGGCACCCTGGAGGCCACCAAGGTCGATCTCTCCGCGCGCCTTCCGGCCGCCATCGGTCAAATCCGGGTGCAGGAGGGGGACCGGGTGACGGAAGGGGAAACGCTCGTCGTCCTCGACTGCGAGGACTTCAAGATCGCCGCCCGTCTCGCGCATCAGAATTACGATCGCGCCGTGGCGCTTTCAAAGTCCGGCTTCGTGACCCCGGAGACCATGGATCAGCTCCGGAACCGGAAGGACGACGCCGATACGCGGCTTCAATGGTGCACGATCGAAGCGCCGGTGAACGGGAAAGTGCTGAGCCGGTATCACGAGCCGGGCGAGTGGATGAACCCGGGAAGCAAAATCCTGACGCTCGCGAACATCCGGGATATTTGGGCCTACATCTACGTCCCGCAACCCCTGGTCGCCAAGCTTTCTCCGGGGATGAAGGTCCGGGGCTCTCTGCCCGAGCTCAAGAACCGCGAGTTTGACGGCGTCATCGTCAAAATCAACGACGAAGCGGAATTTACCCCCAAGAACGTCCAAACCCAGGCGGAGCGGGAACGCCTGGTGTTCGGCGTCAAGGTGAGCTTCAGGGACTCGAACACGGATGAGATCCTAAAGCCCGGCATGACGATCGAGGTCGCCCTTCCCAAGGACTAAACCGATCGGTTTTCGGACGGACACGAGTGACGCCACAGGACAACCCGCAAGAAGCCCTCTCCATCTTCGTCCGCGAGGTTCGAAAGACCTTCGGGCGCACGGCCGCGTTGGACGGCGTGTCCCTCGCGTTCGAGGCGGGATTGATGCACGGGGTGATCGGCCCCGAGGGCGCGGGCAAGACGACCCTGATGCGGGTGATCCTGGGGCTTTTAAAACCCGCCGCCGGAAACGTCGCGT comes from the Nitrospiria bacterium genome and includes:
- a CDS encoding HlyD family efflux transporter periplasmic adaptor subunit — its product is MKRPSPKSLVAVVLLGIGVVVAAFWILEDHFRPFRYAGTLEATKVDLSARLPAAIGQIRVQEGDRVTEGETLVVLDCEDFKIAARLAHQNYDRAVALSKSGFVTPETMDQLRNRKDDADTRLQWCTIEAPVNGKVLSRYHEPGEWMNPGSKILTLANIRDIWAYIYVPQPLVAKLSPGMKVRGSLPELKNREFDGVIVKINDEAEFTPKNVQTQAERERLVFGVKVSFRDSNTDEILKPGMTIEVALPKD